A genomic window from Macaca mulatta isolate MMU2019108-1 chromosome 19, T2T-MMU8v2.0, whole genome shotgun sequence includes:
- the KLC3 gene encoding kinesin light chain 3 isoform X7 — protein MSVQVVAPGSAGLGPERLSPEELVRQTRQVVQGLEALRAEHRGLAGHLAEALAGQGPVTGLEMLEEKQQVVSHSLEAIELGLGEAQVLLALSAHVGALEAEKQRLRSQARRLAQENVWLREELEETQRRLRASEEAVAQLEEEKRHLEFLGQLRQYDPPTETQQSESPPRRDSLASLFPSEEEERKGPEAAGAAAAQQGGYEIPARLRTLHNLVIQYAGQGRYEVAVPLCRQALEDLERSSGHCHPDVATMLNILALVYRDQNKYKEATELLHDALQIREQTLGPEHPAVAATLNNLAVLYGKRGRYREAEPLCQRALEIREKVLGADHPDVAKQLNNLALLCQNQGKFEDVERHYARALSIYEALGGPHDPNVAKTKNNLASAYLKQNKYQQAEELYKEILHKEDLPAPLGAPNTGTAGDTEQALRRSSSLSKIRESIRRGSEKLVSRLRGEGAAGAAGMKRAMSLNTLNVDGPRAPGTQFPSWHLDKAPRTLSTSTQDLSPR, from the exons ATGTCTGTGCAGGTGGTGGCTCCCGGAAGTGCGGGGCTGGGCCCAGAGCGCCTGAGCCCTGAGGAGCTGGTACGGCAGACGCGGCAAGTGGTCCAGGGGCTGGAGGCGCTGCGGGCAGAGCACCGTGGCCTGGCTGGGCACCTGGCAGAGGCCCTGGCGGGACAGGGCCCAGTGACTGGCTTGGAGATGCTGGAGGAAAAGCAGCAGGTGGTGAGCCACTCGCTGGAGGCCATCGAGCTGGGGCTGGGCGAGGCCCAG GTGCTGCTGGCCTTGTCGGCACACGTGGGTGCACTGGAGGCAGAGAAGCAGCGGCTGCGCTCGCAGGCCCGGCGGCTGGCCCAGGAGAACGTGTGGCTGCGGGAGGAACTGGAGGAGACACAGCGGCGGCTTCGGGCCAGCGAGGAGGCCGTGGCCCAGTTGGAGGAGGAAAAGCGCCACCTGGAGTTCCTGGGGCAGCTGCGACAGTACGACCCGCCCACGGAGACCCAG CAGTCTGAGTCCCCGCCTCGCCGAGACAGCCTGGCCTCCTTGTTCCCCAgcgaggaggaggagaggaaag GTCCTGAGGccgcaggagcagcagcagctcaGCAGGGTGGCTATGAGATCCCTGCCCGCCTTCGGACCCTGCATAACCTCGTGATCCAGTACGCGGGGCAGGGCCGGTATGAGGTGGCGGTGCCCCTGTGCCGCCAGGCCTTGGAGGACCTGGAGCGCAGCTCGGGCCACTGCCACCCTGACGTGGCCACCATGCTCAACATCCTGGCACTGGTATACCG GGACCAGAACAAGTACAAAGAAGCCACAGAGCTCCTCCATGATGCCCTGCAGATCCGGGAGCAGACGCTGGGCCCTGAGCACCCTGCG gTGGCCGCCACGCTCAACAACTTGGCCGTCCTCTATGGGAAGCGCGGGCGTTACCGGGAGGCAGAGCCCCTGTGCCAGCGCGCTTTGGAGATCCGAGAGAAG GTCCTAGGTGCTGACCACCCTGATGTGGCCAAGCAGCTCAACAACCTGGCCCTGCTGTGCCAGAACCAGGGCAAGTTTGAGGACGTGGAACGGCACTACGCCCGGGCCCTGAGCATCTATGAGGCCCTGGGCGGGCCCCATGATCCCAACGTGGCCAAGACCAAGAACAATCTG GCCTCAGCCTACCTGAAACAGAACAAGTACCAACAAGCGGAAGAGCTGTACAAAGAAATCCTCCACAAGGAGGATCTACCTGCCCCTCTCG GTGCCCCCAACACAGGCACAGCTGGTGACACAGAACAG gccctTCGCCGCAGCAGCTCCCTCTCTAAGATCCGCGAGTCTATCCGGCGAGGAAGTGAGAAGCTGGTCTCCCGCCTCCGAGGCGagggggcggcgggggcggccGG
- the KLC3 gene encoding kinesin light chain 3 isoform X8, which produces MSVQVVAPGSAGLGPERLSPEELVRQTRQVVQGLEALRAEHRGLAGHLAEALAGQGPVTGLEMLEEKQQVVSHSLEAIELGLGEAQVLLALSAHVGALEAEKQRLRSQARRLAQENVWLREELEETQRRLRASEEAVAQLEEEKRHLEFLGQLRQYDPPTETQSESPPRRDSLASLFPSEEEERKGPEAAGAAAAQQGGYEIPARLRTLHNLVIQYAGQGRYEVAVPLCRQALEDLERSSGHCHPDVATMLNILALVYRDQNKYKEATELLHDALQIREQTLGPEHPAVAATLNNLAVLYGKRGRYREAEPLCQRALEIREKVLGADHPDVAKQLNNLALLCQNQGKFEDVERHYARALSIYEALGGPHDPNVAKTKNNLASAYLKQNKYQQAEELYKEILHKEDLPAPLGAPNTGTAGDTEQALRRSSSLSKIRESIRRGSEKLVSRLRGEGAAGAAGMKRAMSLNTLNVDGPRAPGTQFPSWHLDKAPRTLSTSTQDLSPR; this is translated from the exons ATGTCTGTGCAGGTGGTGGCTCCCGGAAGTGCGGGGCTGGGCCCAGAGCGCCTGAGCCCTGAGGAGCTGGTACGGCAGACGCGGCAAGTGGTCCAGGGGCTGGAGGCGCTGCGGGCAGAGCACCGTGGCCTGGCTGGGCACCTGGCAGAGGCCCTGGCGGGACAGGGCCCAGTGACTGGCTTGGAGATGCTGGAGGAAAAGCAGCAGGTGGTGAGCCACTCGCTGGAGGCCATCGAGCTGGGGCTGGGCGAGGCCCAG GTGCTGCTGGCCTTGTCGGCACACGTGGGTGCACTGGAGGCAGAGAAGCAGCGGCTGCGCTCGCAGGCCCGGCGGCTGGCCCAGGAGAACGTGTGGCTGCGGGAGGAACTGGAGGAGACACAGCGGCGGCTTCGGGCCAGCGAGGAGGCCGTGGCCCAGTTGGAGGAGGAAAAGCGCCACCTGGAGTTCCTGGGGCAGCTGCGACAGTACGACCCGCCCACGGAGACCCAG TCTGAGTCCCCGCCTCGCCGAGACAGCCTGGCCTCCTTGTTCCCCAgcgaggaggaggagaggaaag GTCCTGAGGccgcaggagcagcagcagctcaGCAGGGTGGCTATGAGATCCCTGCCCGCCTTCGGACCCTGCATAACCTCGTGATCCAGTACGCGGGGCAGGGCCGGTATGAGGTGGCGGTGCCCCTGTGCCGCCAGGCCTTGGAGGACCTGGAGCGCAGCTCGGGCCACTGCCACCCTGACGTGGCCACCATGCTCAACATCCTGGCACTGGTATACCG GGACCAGAACAAGTACAAAGAAGCCACAGAGCTCCTCCATGATGCCCTGCAGATCCGGGAGCAGACGCTGGGCCCTGAGCACCCTGCG gTGGCCGCCACGCTCAACAACTTGGCCGTCCTCTATGGGAAGCGCGGGCGTTACCGGGAGGCAGAGCCCCTGTGCCAGCGCGCTTTGGAGATCCGAGAGAAG GTCCTAGGTGCTGACCACCCTGATGTGGCCAAGCAGCTCAACAACCTGGCCCTGCTGTGCCAGAACCAGGGCAAGTTTGAGGACGTGGAACGGCACTACGCCCGGGCCCTGAGCATCTATGAGGCCCTGGGCGGGCCCCATGATCCCAACGTGGCCAAGACCAAGAACAATCTG GCCTCAGCCTACCTGAAACAGAACAAGTACCAACAAGCGGAAGAGCTGTACAAAGAAATCCTCCACAAGGAGGATCTACCTGCCCCTCTCG GTGCCCCCAACACAGGCACAGCTGGTGACACAGAACAG gccctTCGCCGCAGCAGCTCCCTCTCTAAGATCCGCGAGTCTATCCGGCGAGGAAGTGAGAAGCTGGTCTCCCGCCTCCGAGGCGagggggcggcgggggcggccGG
- the KLC3 gene encoding kinesin light chain 3 isoform X10, with translation MSVQVVAPGSAGLGPERLSPEELVRQTRQVVQGLEALRAEHRGLAGHLAEALAGQGPVTGLEMLEEKQQVVSHSLEAIELGLGEAQVLLALSAHVGALEAEKQRLRSQARRLAQENVWLREELEETQRRLRASEEAVAQLEEEKRHLEFLGQLRQYDPPTETQQSESPPRRDSLASLFPSEEEERKGPEAAGAAAAQQGGYEIPARLRTLHNLVIQYAGQGRYEVAVPLCRQALEDLERSSGHCHPDVATMLNILALVYRDQNKYKEATELLHDALQIREQTLGPEHPAVAATLNNLAVLYGKRGRYREAEPLCQRALEIREKVLGADHPDVAKQLNNLALLCQNQGKFEDVERHYARALSIYEALGGPHDPNVAKTKNNLASAYLKQNKYQQAEELYKEILHKEDLPAPLGTAGDTEQALRRSSSLSKIRESIRRGSEKLVSRLRGEGAAGAAGMKRAMSLNTLNVDGPRAPGTQFPSWHLDKAPRTLSTSTQDLSPR, from the exons ATGTCTGTGCAGGTGGTGGCTCCCGGAAGTGCGGGGCTGGGCCCAGAGCGCCTGAGCCCTGAGGAGCTGGTACGGCAGACGCGGCAAGTGGTCCAGGGGCTGGAGGCGCTGCGGGCAGAGCACCGTGGCCTGGCTGGGCACCTGGCAGAGGCCCTGGCGGGACAGGGCCCAGTGACTGGCTTGGAGATGCTGGAGGAAAAGCAGCAGGTGGTGAGCCACTCGCTGGAGGCCATCGAGCTGGGGCTGGGCGAGGCCCAG GTGCTGCTGGCCTTGTCGGCACACGTGGGTGCACTGGAGGCAGAGAAGCAGCGGCTGCGCTCGCAGGCCCGGCGGCTGGCCCAGGAGAACGTGTGGCTGCGGGAGGAACTGGAGGAGACACAGCGGCGGCTTCGGGCCAGCGAGGAGGCCGTGGCCCAGTTGGAGGAGGAAAAGCGCCACCTGGAGTTCCTGGGGCAGCTGCGACAGTACGACCCGCCCACGGAGACCCAG CAGTCTGAGTCCCCGCCTCGCCGAGACAGCCTGGCCTCCTTGTTCCCCAgcgaggaggaggagaggaaag GTCCTGAGGccgcaggagcagcagcagctcaGCAGGGTGGCTATGAGATCCCTGCCCGCCTTCGGACCCTGCATAACCTCGTGATCCAGTACGCGGGGCAGGGCCGGTATGAGGTGGCGGTGCCCCTGTGCCGCCAGGCCTTGGAGGACCTGGAGCGCAGCTCGGGCCACTGCCACCCTGACGTGGCCACCATGCTCAACATCCTGGCACTGGTATACCG GGACCAGAACAAGTACAAAGAAGCCACAGAGCTCCTCCATGATGCCCTGCAGATCCGGGAGCAGACGCTGGGCCCTGAGCACCCTGCG gTGGCCGCCACGCTCAACAACTTGGCCGTCCTCTATGGGAAGCGCGGGCGTTACCGGGAGGCAGAGCCCCTGTGCCAGCGCGCTTTGGAGATCCGAGAGAAG GTCCTAGGTGCTGACCACCCTGATGTGGCCAAGCAGCTCAACAACCTGGCCCTGCTGTGCCAGAACCAGGGCAAGTTTGAGGACGTGGAACGGCACTACGCCCGGGCCCTGAGCATCTATGAGGCCCTGGGCGGGCCCCATGATCCCAACGTGGCCAAGACCAAGAACAATCTG GCCTCAGCCTACCTGAAACAGAACAAGTACCAACAAGCGGAAGAGCTGTACAAAGAAATCCTCCACAAGGAGGATCTACCTGCCCCTCTCG GCACAGCTGGTGACACAGAACAG gccctTCGCCGCAGCAGCTCCCTCTCTAAGATCCGCGAGTCTATCCGGCGAGGAAGTGAGAAGCTGGTCTCCCGCCTCCGAGGCGagggggcggcgggggcggccGG
- the KLC3 gene encoding kinesin light chain 3 isoform X13, producing MSVQVVAPGSAGLGPERLSPEELVRQTRQVVQGLEALRAEHRGLAGHLAEALAGQGPVTGLEMLEEKQQVVSHSLEAIELGLGEAQVLLALSAHVGALEAEKQRLRSQARRLAQENVWLREELEETQRRLRASEEAVAQLEEEKRHLEFLGQLRQYDPPTETQQSESPPRRDSLASLFPSEEEERKGPEAAGAAAAQQGGYEIPARLRTLHNLVIQYAGQGRYEVAVPLCRQALEDLERSSGHCHPDVATMLNILALVYRDQNKYKEATELLHDALQIREQTLGPEHPAVAATLNNLAVLYGKRGRYREAEPLCQRALEIREKVLGADHPDVAKQLNNLALLCQNQGKFEDVERHYARALSIYEALGGPHDPNVAKTKNNLASAYLKQNKYQQAEELYKEILHKEDLPAPLGTAGDTEQALRRSSSLSKIRESIRRGSEKLVSRLRGEGAAGAAGMKRAMSLNTLNVDGPRAPGTQRLL from the exons ATGTCTGTGCAGGTGGTGGCTCCCGGAAGTGCGGGGCTGGGCCCAGAGCGCCTGAGCCCTGAGGAGCTGGTACGGCAGACGCGGCAAGTGGTCCAGGGGCTGGAGGCGCTGCGGGCAGAGCACCGTGGCCTGGCTGGGCACCTGGCAGAGGCCCTGGCGGGACAGGGCCCAGTGACTGGCTTGGAGATGCTGGAGGAAAAGCAGCAGGTGGTGAGCCACTCGCTGGAGGCCATCGAGCTGGGGCTGGGCGAGGCCCAG GTGCTGCTGGCCTTGTCGGCACACGTGGGTGCACTGGAGGCAGAGAAGCAGCGGCTGCGCTCGCAGGCCCGGCGGCTGGCCCAGGAGAACGTGTGGCTGCGGGAGGAACTGGAGGAGACACAGCGGCGGCTTCGGGCCAGCGAGGAGGCCGTGGCCCAGTTGGAGGAGGAAAAGCGCCACCTGGAGTTCCTGGGGCAGCTGCGACAGTACGACCCGCCCACGGAGACCCAG CAGTCTGAGTCCCCGCCTCGCCGAGACAGCCTGGCCTCCTTGTTCCCCAgcgaggaggaggagaggaaag GTCCTGAGGccgcaggagcagcagcagctcaGCAGGGTGGCTATGAGATCCCTGCCCGCCTTCGGACCCTGCATAACCTCGTGATCCAGTACGCGGGGCAGGGCCGGTATGAGGTGGCGGTGCCCCTGTGCCGCCAGGCCTTGGAGGACCTGGAGCGCAGCTCGGGCCACTGCCACCCTGACGTGGCCACCATGCTCAACATCCTGGCACTGGTATACCG GGACCAGAACAAGTACAAAGAAGCCACAGAGCTCCTCCATGATGCCCTGCAGATCCGGGAGCAGACGCTGGGCCCTGAGCACCCTGCG gTGGCCGCCACGCTCAACAACTTGGCCGTCCTCTATGGGAAGCGCGGGCGTTACCGGGAGGCAGAGCCCCTGTGCCAGCGCGCTTTGGAGATCCGAGAGAAG GTCCTAGGTGCTGACCACCCTGATGTGGCCAAGCAGCTCAACAACCTGGCCCTGCTGTGCCAGAACCAGGGCAAGTTTGAGGACGTGGAACGGCACTACGCCCGGGCCCTGAGCATCTATGAGGCCCTGGGCGGGCCCCATGATCCCAACGTGGCCAAGACCAAGAACAATCTG GCCTCAGCCTACCTGAAACAGAACAAGTACCAACAAGCGGAAGAGCTGTACAAAGAAATCCTCCACAAGGAGGATCTACCTGCCCCTCTCG GCACAGCTGGTGACACAGAACAG gccctTCGCCGCAGCAGCTCCCTCTCTAAGATCCGCGAGTCTATCCGGCGAGGAAGTGAGAAGCTGGTCTCCCGCCTCCGAGGCGagggggcggcgggggcggccGG
- the KLC3 gene encoding kinesin light chain 3 isoform X12: MSVQVVAPGSAGLGPERLSPEELVRQTRQVVQGLEALRAEHRGLAGHLAEALAGQGPVTGLEMLEEKQQVVSHSLEAIELGLGEAQVLLALSAHVGALEAEKQRLRSQARRLAQENVWLREELEETQRRLRASEEAVAQLEEEKRHLEFLGQLRQYDPPTETQSESPPRRDSLASLFPSEEEERKGPEAAGAAAAQQGGYEIPARLRTLHNLVIQYAGQGRYEVAVPLCRQALEDLERSSGHCHPDVATMLNILALVYRDQNKYKEATELLHDALQIREQTLGPEHPAVAATLNNLAVLYGKRGRYREAEPLCQRALEIREKVLGADHPDVAKQLNNLALLCQNQGKFEDVERHYARALSIYEALGGPHDPNVAKTKNNLASAYLKQNKYQQAEELYKEILHKEDLPAPLGAPNTGTAGDTEQALRRSSSLSKIRESIRRGSEKLVSRLRGEGAAGAAGMKRAMSLNTLNVDGPRAPGTQRLL; this comes from the exons ATGTCTGTGCAGGTGGTGGCTCCCGGAAGTGCGGGGCTGGGCCCAGAGCGCCTGAGCCCTGAGGAGCTGGTACGGCAGACGCGGCAAGTGGTCCAGGGGCTGGAGGCGCTGCGGGCAGAGCACCGTGGCCTGGCTGGGCACCTGGCAGAGGCCCTGGCGGGACAGGGCCCAGTGACTGGCTTGGAGATGCTGGAGGAAAAGCAGCAGGTGGTGAGCCACTCGCTGGAGGCCATCGAGCTGGGGCTGGGCGAGGCCCAG GTGCTGCTGGCCTTGTCGGCACACGTGGGTGCACTGGAGGCAGAGAAGCAGCGGCTGCGCTCGCAGGCCCGGCGGCTGGCCCAGGAGAACGTGTGGCTGCGGGAGGAACTGGAGGAGACACAGCGGCGGCTTCGGGCCAGCGAGGAGGCCGTGGCCCAGTTGGAGGAGGAAAAGCGCCACCTGGAGTTCCTGGGGCAGCTGCGACAGTACGACCCGCCCACGGAGACCCAG TCTGAGTCCCCGCCTCGCCGAGACAGCCTGGCCTCCTTGTTCCCCAgcgaggaggaggagaggaaag GTCCTGAGGccgcaggagcagcagcagctcaGCAGGGTGGCTATGAGATCCCTGCCCGCCTTCGGACCCTGCATAACCTCGTGATCCAGTACGCGGGGCAGGGCCGGTATGAGGTGGCGGTGCCCCTGTGCCGCCAGGCCTTGGAGGACCTGGAGCGCAGCTCGGGCCACTGCCACCCTGACGTGGCCACCATGCTCAACATCCTGGCACTGGTATACCG GGACCAGAACAAGTACAAAGAAGCCACAGAGCTCCTCCATGATGCCCTGCAGATCCGGGAGCAGACGCTGGGCCCTGAGCACCCTGCG gTGGCCGCCACGCTCAACAACTTGGCCGTCCTCTATGGGAAGCGCGGGCGTTACCGGGAGGCAGAGCCCCTGTGCCAGCGCGCTTTGGAGATCCGAGAGAAG GTCCTAGGTGCTGACCACCCTGATGTGGCCAAGCAGCTCAACAACCTGGCCCTGCTGTGCCAGAACCAGGGCAAGTTTGAGGACGTGGAACGGCACTACGCCCGGGCCCTGAGCATCTATGAGGCCCTGGGCGGGCCCCATGATCCCAACGTGGCCAAGACCAAGAACAATCTG GCCTCAGCCTACCTGAAACAGAACAAGTACCAACAAGCGGAAGAGCTGTACAAAGAAATCCTCCACAAGGAGGATCTACCTGCCCCTCTCG GTGCCCCCAACACAGGCACAGCTGGTGACACAGAACAG gccctTCGCCGCAGCAGCTCCCTCTCTAAGATCCGCGAGTCTATCCGGCGAGGAAGTGAGAAGCTGGTCTCCCGCCTCCGAGGCGagggggcggcgggggcggccGG
- the KLC3 gene encoding kinesin light chain 3 isoform X11 — protein MSVQVVAPGSAGLGPERLSPEELVRQTRQVVQGLEALRAEHRGLAGHLAEALAGQGPVTGLEMLEEKQQVVSHSLEAIELGLGEAQVLLALSAHVGALEAEKQRLRSQARRLAQENVWLREELEETQRRLRASEEAVAQLEEEKRHLEFLGQLRQYDPPTETQQSESPPRRDSLASLFPSEEEERKGPEAAGAAAAQQGGYEIPARLRTLHNLVIQYAGQGRYEVAVPLCRQALEDLERSSGHCHPDVATMLNILALVYRDQNKYKEATELLHDALQIREQTLGPEHPAVAATLNNLAVLYGKRGRYREAEPLCQRALEIREKVLGADHPDVAKQLNNLALLCQNQGKFEDVERHYARALSIYEALGGPHDPNVAKTKNNLASAYLKQNKYQQAEELYKEILHKEDLPAPLGAPNTGTAGDTEQALRRSSSLSKIRESIRRGSEKLVSRLRGEGAAGAAGMKRAMSLNTLNVDGPRAPGTQRLL, from the exons ATGTCTGTGCAGGTGGTGGCTCCCGGAAGTGCGGGGCTGGGCCCAGAGCGCCTGAGCCCTGAGGAGCTGGTACGGCAGACGCGGCAAGTGGTCCAGGGGCTGGAGGCGCTGCGGGCAGAGCACCGTGGCCTGGCTGGGCACCTGGCAGAGGCCCTGGCGGGACAGGGCCCAGTGACTGGCTTGGAGATGCTGGAGGAAAAGCAGCAGGTGGTGAGCCACTCGCTGGAGGCCATCGAGCTGGGGCTGGGCGAGGCCCAG GTGCTGCTGGCCTTGTCGGCACACGTGGGTGCACTGGAGGCAGAGAAGCAGCGGCTGCGCTCGCAGGCCCGGCGGCTGGCCCAGGAGAACGTGTGGCTGCGGGAGGAACTGGAGGAGACACAGCGGCGGCTTCGGGCCAGCGAGGAGGCCGTGGCCCAGTTGGAGGAGGAAAAGCGCCACCTGGAGTTCCTGGGGCAGCTGCGACAGTACGACCCGCCCACGGAGACCCAG CAGTCTGAGTCCCCGCCTCGCCGAGACAGCCTGGCCTCCTTGTTCCCCAgcgaggaggaggagaggaaag GTCCTGAGGccgcaggagcagcagcagctcaGCAGGGTGGCTATGAGATCCCTGCCCGCCTTCGGACCCTGCATAACCTCGTGATCCAGTACGCGGGGCAGGGCCGGTATGAGGTGGCGGTGCCCCTGTGCCGCCAGGCCTTGGAGGACCTGGAGCGCAGCTCGGGCCACTGCCACCCTGACGTGGCCACCATGCTCAACATCCTGGCACTGGTATACCG GGACCAGAACAAGTACAAAGAAGCCACAGAGCTCCTCCATGATGCCCTGCAGATCCGGGAGCAGACGCTGGGCCCTGAGCACCCTGCG gTGGCCGCCACGCTCAACAACTTGGCCGTCCTCTATGGGAAGCGCGGGCGTTACCGGGAGGCAGAGCCCCTGTGCCAGCGCGCTTTGGAGATCCGAGAGAAG GTCCTAGGTGCTGACCACCCTGATGTGGCCAAGCAGCTCAACAACCTGGCCCTGCTGTGCCAGAACCAGGGCAAGTTTGAGGACGTGGAACGGCACTACGCCCGGGCCCTGAGCATCTATGAGGCCCTGGGCGGGCCCCATGATCCCAACGTGGCCAAGACCAAGAACAATCTG GCCTCAGCCTACCTGAAACAGAACAAGTACCAACAAGCGGAAGAGCTGTACAAAGAAATCCTCCACAAGGAGGATCTACCTGCCCCTCTCG GTGCCCCCAACACAGGCACAGCTGGTGACACAGAACAG gccctTCGCCGCAGCAGCTCCCTCTCTAAGATCCGCGAGTCTATCCGGCGAGGAAGTGAGAAGCTGGTCTCCCGCCTCCGAGGCGagggggcggcgggggcggccGG